A single uncultured Methanolobus sp. DNA region contains:
- the glmM gene encoding phosphoglucosamine mutase encodes MAFFGTNGVRGIANEYITPQLAIDVARSLGTYMGSKGVVAIGRDTRASGEMLKSAAIAGALSAGLTVIDVGICPTPSVQYYVKEYADAGIVVTASHNPREYNGIKLIAADGSEMSREGEREIEKIYYSKEFSAASWEKTGDLRHDSNANEFYVNGIINSVDNKLIREKKFKVVVDTGCGAGSVTLPFLLQKLGCEVITLNGQVDGTFPWRNPEPTPDVLTELADIVKLVGANMGVAQDGDADRAVFFDENGNFIEEEIQLAMMAKYVLERKKGPIVTPVSSSSRMVDVAKEAGVELAWTAVGSINVARKMMEIDAVFGGEGNGGLIFPEHQYCRDGAMACAKFLEIIANGQKLSELAQSVPEYFNSKTKIKINDAVATMEKVKNEVLAGDNEVDTRDGVKVWYNDGWVLIRPSGTEPIIRIFAESKTKERADTLMNEGVELVNKAK; translated from the coding sequence ATGGCATTTTTCGGAACTAATGGCGTAAGGGGAATAGCAAACGAATACATAACTCCGCAACTGGCAATCGATGTTGCAAGGAGTCTTGGAACCTACATGGGTTCAAAAGGCGTTGTTGCTATAGGAAGAGACACAAGAGCCTCAGGTGAGATGTTAAAATCCGCTGCAATTGCCGGTGCACTTTCAGCAGGACTTACAGTTATTGACGTGGGAATCTGCCCCACACCTTCAGTACAATACTACGTTAAAGAGTATGCAGATGCAGGAATTGTTGTAACTGCATCCCACAACCCAAGGGAGTACAATGGAATAAAACTCATCGCAGCTGACGGCAGTGAGATGTCACGTGAAGGCGAAAGAGAGATCGAGAAGATATACTATTCCAAAGAGTTCAGCGCAGCATCATGGGAAAAGACAGGAGACCTGCGCCATGACAGTAATGCCAATGAATTCTATGTTAATGGCATCATCAACTCTGTAGATAACAAGCTGATCCGTGAGAAGAAGTTCAAGGTCGTAGTGGACACCGGATGCGGCGCAGGTTCTGTAACATTGCCATTCCTCCTCCAGAAACTTGGATGTGAGGTTATCACCCTCAACGGCCAGGTTGACGGTACATTCCCCTGGAGAAACCCGGAACCAACACCTGATGTACTCACAGAACTTGCAGACATTGTGAAACTGGTTGGTGCAAACATGGGAGTCGCGCAGGACGGAGATGCAGACCGTGCAGTATTCTTTGATGAAAATGGAAATTTCATCGAAGAAGAGATCCAGCTTGCAATGATGGCAAAATATGTCCTTGAAAGAAAGAAAGGACCAATTGTCACACCGGTTAGCTCCTCATCACGTATGGTCGACGTTGCAAAAGAAGCAGGTGTTGAGCTCGCATGGACGGCCGTGGGTTCCATTAATGTTGCACGCAAGATGATGGAGATCGATGCAGTATTTGGAGGAGAAGGCAACGGAGGCCTTATTTTCCCTGAACACCAGTACTGCCGTGATGGTGCTATGGCATGTGCTAAATTCCTAGAGATAATTGCAAACGGACAGAAGCTTTCAGAACTTGCACAGAGTGTGCCTGAGTACTTTAACTCCAAGACAAAGATAAAGATCAATGACGCAGTTGCAACCATGGAAAAAGTAAAGAATGAAGTCCTTGCAGGAGATAACGAGGTCGACACCAGAGACGGAGTTAAAGTATGGTACAACGACGGTTGGGTGCTTATAAGACCATCAGGAACCGAACCAATAATCAGAATTTTTGCTGAATCAAAAACAAAGGAAAGAGCAGATACTCTCATGAATGAGGGTGTTGAGCTTGTCAATAAAGCAAAATAA
- a CDS encoding DUF99 family protein encodes MNSAQHSFHIKDEIRILGIDDSALISDKIVIVGAFFRGGKWLDGVLRSEVTKDGLDATDNIVSMVNNSKHLPQIRAIMLDGVTYGGFNPVDIVALYERTDVPVIVLMRDLPDFESIEKALSFLPESETRMEIIRKAGMISSVVTKDNENPVFFQCCGIDPDIAAKIIKITSTRSNIPEPLRVAHLIATGIVLGESRGKA; translated from the coding sequence GTGAACAGTGCACAACATAGTTTTCACATAAAAGATGAGATTCGTATACTTGGTATAGATGATTCTGCGCTTATCAGCGATAAAATTGTCATAGTCGGAGCTTTCTTTCGTGGCGGAAAATGGCTTGATGGTGTACTCCGTTCTGAGGTCACAAAGGACGGCCTGGATGCAACAGATAACATCGTTTCAATGGTAAATAACAGTAAACATTTGCCGCAGATTCGTGCCATAATGCTAGATGGTGTCACGTATGGAGGATTCAACCCGGTGGACATAGTTGCCCTGTATGAAAGGACGGATGTTCCGGTAATCGTTCTGATGCGTGATCTGCCTGATTTTGAAAGTATAGAAAAAGCTCTTTCATTTTTGCCTGAATCTGAAACCCGGATGGAAATTATAAGAAAGGCTGGAATGATCAGCAGTGTGGTTACAAAAGACAATGAGAATCCTGTTTTCTTCCAGTGTTGCGGGATTGATCCCGATATTGCCGCAAAAATAATAAAAATAACATCAACAAGGAGCAATATCCCGGAACCGCTCAGAGTTGCTCATCTGATTGCTACGGGAATTGTCCTTGGTGAATCAAGAGGAAAGGCGTGA
- the larE gene encoding ATP-dependent sacrificial sulfur transferase LarE, which translates to MIKSKVELLKKDIASYESALVAFSGGVDSATLAFLAHEALGERAVAVTVNLRSFPDRELKAAKKIAAEIGIMHKVVQLDELSFPQIAENSPKRCYYCKKEIISSMDKVRKKLGLNVILEGSNSSDLASYRPGRKAIEEAGGVVHSPFMAQDVSKNEIRQIANEFGISVADKLSSPCLASRFPYGEALTAEGISRVDSAESFLFDNGLQGFRVRDHKGIARIEVSASDMLELISMKDEVVRYFKEIGFSYVTMDLEGFRSGSMDEVLWAQHEL; encoded by the coding sequence ATGATCAAATCTAAAGTAGAACTGCTCAAAAAGGACATAGCTTCTTATGAAAGCGCACTTGTGGCGTTTTCCGGCGGGGTTGATAGTGCAACCCTTGCTTTTCTGGCTCATGAGGCACTTGGAGAAAGGGCGGTTGCTGTAACTGTTAATCTCCGCTCATTCCCTGACAGGGAGCTTAAAGCGGCGAAAAAAATAGCTGCTGAAATCGGCATCATGCACAAGGTTGTACAGCTTGATGAACTATCTTTTCCCCAGATTGCAGAGAACAGCCCCAAAAGGTGTTATTATTGCAAAAAAGAGATCATCTCCTCCATGGACAAGGTCAGGAAAAAGCTTGGATTAAATGTAATACTTGAAGGCAGCAATTCTTCGGACCTTGCCTCATACCGTCCCGGAAGAAAAGCAATAGAGGAAGCGGGTGGTGTTGTACACTCGCCTTTTATGGCACAGGATGTAAGTAAGAACGAGATACGCCAGATAGCAAATGAATTCGGTATTTCGGTTGCAGATAAACTATCATCGCCGTGTCTTGCTTCAAGGTTCCCTTACGGTGAGGCACTTACCGCAGAAGGCATCAGTAGAGTGGATTCTGCCGAATCATTTCTCTTCGATAACGGATTACAGGGATTCAGGGTGCGTGACCACAAAGGCATTGCACGTATAGAAGTGAGTGCTTCTGATATGCTTGAACTGATTTCTATGAAAGATGAAGTGGTTCGTTATTTTAAAGAGATTGGTTTTAGTTATGTTACCATGGATCTTGAAGGTTTCAGGAGTGGAAGCATGGATGAAGTCCTGTGGGCACAACACGAGCTATGA